The following coding sequences lie in one Desulforegula conservatrix Mb1Pa genomic window:
- a CDS encoding GspE/PulE family protein: MSELHGKYNEIISALVGEGILTDEKVHYAERVLSKLKGEYKLLDVLKKLQYITDDDIWNAVQKKRVSTRLGNLLVELGYISQQQLESAIEVQKKERENKIAVSLVSGYENISEFEFAQSKALELGYQYMEPDFDSIPPELITKCRPEWYETHRFFPVSIDGKIITVGFTDPSEPNCLDAAKEFFGEDLSPVLVRSDFIHNFISRYKSFVQSGTIFTGSVSVGKGTFQSIISEAIEREGVTDIYIEPMRDRLLIKFRQHCAVRKHQELPPQIKSSLFNYIRESCLDDFEADGLKISHEFHHEKGLFVLSGRILHTRFGDSAIISLRKQEADPVSLIDMPISKYVAERLRNDIVDNNLGLFLICGTESSAKTSLLFSLLKHKKRTQPDSRIAVLEDKPSFYLDDAAFFQADPIGYEHQIKAISDFAPDIMGISGVTPGKACFALLDSVAKGIQTIATQRCTGITEALHFFMDSGTASLLASSLSGVIVQKVMRRICPICVTPISLQIELVRKIGLSPNDLAGLKPMKGVGCKACGNTGYNGQLIATELLIADERLRDAICEVRSSYALKRYITATPGFINLVEDAIIWAGDGQTTIDEIARVFPKNNKTRPFSELQKIRGA; the protein is encoded by the coding sequence ATGAGCGAGCTTCACGGAAAGTATAACGAAATTATTTCAGCCCTTGTTGGCGAAGGGATTTTGACAGATGAGAAGGTCCATTATGCTGAGAGGGTATTGTCCAAACTTAAAGGTGAGTACAAGCTGCTGGATGTGCTGAAAAAGCTTCAGTATATAACAGATGATGATATCTGGAATGCTGTACAGAAAAAGAGGGTTTCAACAAGGCTTGGAAATCTTCTTGTAGAACTTGGATATATTTCACAGCAGCAGCTTGAGTCCGCAATCGAAGTCCAGAAAAAGGAACGTGAGAATAAGATCGCAGTAAGTCTCGTAAGCGGCTATGAAAATATTTCGGAATTTGAGTTTGCCCAGTCCAAGGCTCTTGAACTTGGATATCAGTACATGGAACCTGATTTTGATTCAATTCCTCCTGAACTCATAACCAAATGCAGGCCTGAATGGTATGAGACTCACAGGTTTTTTCCAGTATCCATTGACGGAAAAATAATTACTGTTGGATTTACTGACCCGTCTGAGCCTAATTGTCTTGATGCGGCAAAAGAATTTTTTGGCGAAGACCTGTCGCCTGTTCTTGTACGCTCTGATTTTATCCATAATTTTATTTCAAGATATAAATCCTTTGTTCAGTCAGGAACAATTTTTACAGGGTCAGTGTCGGTTGGCAAGGGTACTTTCCAGTCAATTATTTCTGAAGCCATAGAACGAGAAGGCGTTACAGATATTTATATAGAGCCTATGAGAGACAGGCTATTAATCAAATTCAGGCAACACTGTGCTGTAAGGAAACATCAGGAACTGCCTCCACAGATCAAATCATCACTCTTTAATTATATTCGCGAATCATGTCTCGATGATTTTGAGGCGGATGGCTTAAAAATCAGCCATGAGTTTCATCATGAAAAAGGGCTGTTTGTTTTATCAGGAAGAATACTTCATACAAGATTTGGTGATTCCGCAATAATCAGTTTAAGAAAACAGGAGGCAGATCCCGTTAGCCTGATTGACATGCCAATCAGCAAATATGTTGCGGAGCGTCTGAGAAATGATATTGTCGATAATAATCTGGGGCTTTTTTTGATCTGCGGAACAGAATCGTCTGCCAAAACCTCACTCCTTTTTTCTCTTTTGAAGCATAAAAAGAGAACCCAACCTGATTCAAGAATAGCCGTGCTTGAGGATAAACCTTCTTTTTATCTGGATGATGCCGCATTTTTTCAAGCAGACCCAATTGGATATGAGCATCAAATTAAGGCAATTTCAGATTTTGCTCCTGACATTATGGGCATATCAGGAGTTACTCCTGGGAAAGCCTGCTTTGCGTTGCTTGATTCAGTCGCAAAAGGCATTCAAACCATAGCGACCCAGAGATGCACAGGTATAACCGAGGCTCTCCATTTTTTCATGGATTCCGGAACCGCATCTCTCCTTGCTTCTTCCCTGTCCGGAGTAATTGTGCAGAAAGTAATGAGACGCATATGTCCTATTTGCGTTACTCCAATATCTTTGCAGATAGAACTTGTCAGGAAGATTGGCCTGAGTCCAAACGATCTTGCCGGTCTTAAGCCTATGAAGGGAGTTGGATGCAAGGCCTGCGGCAATACCGGCTATAATGGCCAGCTGATTGCAACAGAACTTTTGATTGCAGATGAAAGATTGAGGGATGCCATCTGCGAAGTTAGATCATCCTATGCTTTAAAAAGATATATTACGGCCACGCCGGGCTTTATTAATCTTGTTGAGGACGCTATAATCTGGGCAGGTGATGGTCAGACCACTATAGATGAGATTGCCAGGGTTTTTCCAAAGAATAACAAAACCAGGCCTTTTTCCGAGCTTCAAAAAATCAGGGGGGCATAA
- a CDS encoding HDOD domain-containing protein — translation MDLVAQLTQLINENIGTGRTSLPVFNKIALKLQQELSKSEPDQHIIKKMISNDPSLTGQLLKVANSAYYKGMEDVTTVQEAIFRLGTAEVGNIVLLITQKSNFQSKDAYIQEIMNRLWKHSVGCAIGAKWVANKCGCSDLSNQAFTAGLLHDVGKLFILTVIDSLVLSGHEEIKAPLKTLNRIMAELHLVHGYSLMKIWALPEIYCEVVRDHHKEKIDSKNILLPIIKLVDMVCNKIGLGIAPDSGYVPEETGEAKILGLGDIDIAELEIKLEDAKFLF, via the coding sequence ATGGATTTGGTTGCTCAGCTTACCCAGCTGATCAATGAAAATATTGGTACAGGCAGAACTTCTCTTCCTGTATTTAATAAGATAGCCCTGAAGCTTCAGCAGGAACTATCTAAATCAGAGCCTGATCAACATATTATCAAAAAAATGATAAGTAATGATCCGTCTTTGACCGGGCAGCTTCTTAAGGTCGCCAATTCGGCATATTACAAGGGCATGGAAGATGTGACCACTGTCCAGGAGGCAATTTTCCGTCTTGGAACAGCTGAAGTTGGTAATATTGTTCTTCTTATAACCCAGAAATCCAATTTCCAGTCCAAAGATGCTTATATCCAGGAAATCATGAACAGGCTTTGGAAACATTCTGTCGGATGTGCCATCGGAGCAAAGTGGGTCGCAAACAAGTGCGGGTGTTCTGATCTTTCAAATCAGGCATTTACTGCCGGTCTGCTTCATGATGTTGGGAAACTTTTCATCCTCACCGTTATTGATTCCCTTGTCTTGTCCGGGCATGAGGAAATCAAGGCTCCTTTAAAAACTCTTAACAGAATTATGGCCGAGCTTCATCTTGTTCACGGATATTCCCTTATGAAGATATGGGCATTGCCAGAGATATATTGTGAGGTGGTGAGGGATCATCACAAGGAAAAAATAGATTCGAAGAACATTTTACTTCCGATAATCAAGCTGGTTGATATGGTTTGCAACAAAATCGGTCTTGGTATTGCTCCTGACAGCGGATATGTACCTGAAGAGACCGGCGAGGCAAAGATTCTGGGACTTGGCGATATAGATATCGCCGAGCTTGAAATTAAGCTTGAAGATGCGAAGTTTTTATTTTAA
- a CDS encoding response regulator — MESQFRIERIKHLYSYGPMLFAANIFVGVTFIVFQKPFYGLTELLTWFAGLLVVNLWRFKCYKDSLFEGINEINVGGYEKKNLVGIVSTSFFWGIAGIFFFSSQAPLSQLMTCLTVAGVISSAVVTLSSNLFFMISFILIGSVPLVVNSAIMSNYYITVIVCLYISGLLMAGRKAGILVRETLWLRIRLMKNEYELRNTEEKYRSLVENMPIAMFRSSISDGSPIVMINPAMKRMLELDDSDFHNSRLEDFFCDTAEGKDFLLKIFRYGNASGDDIRLKTMHGREIWGSMSARLNRCDGSSDIYIDGMIEDITEKKSVQKALGESDEKFRNLAETSPMGIFLYQDDVMIYVNPAGEKITGYDRDELFQIRPLWNIVHPDYVDDMSKRAQARQSGDGTIKQSECLIITKQKTEKWVVLAGTSIVVNGKPAGIISAMDITDIKNAEATLHQAKETAETANRAKSEFLANMSHEIRTPMNGIIGMTELILDTELTKDQRDFAETIRNSSEALLSLINDILDVSKIEAGKLQLENISFDINELVENVASLISIRSREKGVEIVCLIDPGIPAFLNGDPLRIRQILLNLMGNAVKFTPKGFVELRLELVERTMGQCLIGFEVIDTGIGINEAEHENLFAPFMQADGSITRKFGGTGLGLTISKRLVEMMGGEIGFRSREGGGTVFWFRAKFGEVPSDEIIAVNEGGEQSVFYDLTDLRVLIVDDNPVNLHVLEGMLNTWKCLVSRAGSAVDALEKIESSINMGHGFDLAILDMQMPETDGLTLAKKIVSDERFAGIKLLLLTSSPIDKDQKSDMDSVFNACLEKPVRKARLYKSIAGMFGKPYTFMSADDQSVFSRIPKLKNAGSRTILVVEDNPVNQQVIIKFLEKMGLGSEVAGSGLEAVSKLEKSSYDIILMDIQMPELDGYTLTNMIRNWKNGPLDNDVSNIMRKKAADTPVIALTAHAMPGDREKCLASGMDDYVVKPIRPVDLSLVVGKWLERDHFHMM; from the coding sequence TTGGAATCTCAATTTAGAATTGAAAGAATAAAACATCTTTATTCCTATGGGCCGATGCTTTTTGCGGCAAATATTTTTGTCGGAGTTACTTTCATAGTATTCCAGAAGCCCTTTTATGGACTGACAGAGCTTTTGACCTGGTTTGCAGGTCTTCTGGTTGTTAATCTCTGGCGTTTTAAATGCTATAAGGATTCTCTTTTCGAAGGAATAAATGAAATAAATGTTGGCGGCTATGAAAAGAAAAATCTTGTAGGAATAGTTTCCACTTCTTTTTTCTGGGGCATCGCAGGGATTTTCTTTTTCTCTTCACAAGCGCCTCTGTCGCAGCTGATGACTTGTCTGACAGTTGCAGGTGTGATTTCATCCGCTGTAGTTACTTTGTCCTCAAACCTTTTTTTCATGATTTCATTTATACTTATAGGATCTGTGCCTCTGGTCGTAAACTCGGCAATAATGAGTAATTATTATATAACAGTAATCGTTTGTCTTTATATATCAGGGCTTTTAATGGCTGGCAGAAAAGCCGGAATCCTGGTCAGGGAAACTCTCTGGCTCAGAATCAGGCTTATGAAGAATGAATACGAACTTAGAAATACGGAAGAAAAATACAGATCCCTTGTAGAGAATATGCCTATTGCCATGTTTCGCAGCTCGATCAGCGACGGAAGCCCTATTGTCATGATTAACCCTGCCATGAAGCGTATGCTTGAGCTTGATGACTCAGATTTCCACAATTCACGGTTAGAGGATTTTTTCTGTGATACAGCCGAAGGCAAGGATTTTTTACTGAAAATATTCAGATATGGCAATGCGTCCGGTGATGATATTCGTCTGAAAACAATGCATGGGCGGGAAATATGGGGCAGTATGAGTGCCCGTCTCAATAGATGCGATGGCTCATCAGATATTTACATCGACGGAATGATAGAAGATATAACAGAAAAAAAGAGTGTTCAAAAAGCATTGGGCGAAAGCGACGAAAAATTCAGGAACCTTGCTGAAACTTCTCCGATGGGTATTTTTTTGTATCAGGATGACGTCATGATTTACGTTAATCCTGCCGGGGAAAAAATTACAGGGTATGATCGGGACGAGCTTTTTCAAATAAGACCGCTGTGGAATATTGTTCACCCTGATTACGTGGATGACATGAGCAAAAGGGCGCAGGCCAGGCAGAGTGGTGACGGCACAATCAAACAAAGCGAATGCCTTATCATTACAAAGCAAAAAACTGAAAAATGGGTGGTTCTGGCAGGAACCTCCATTGTTGTAAACGGGAAGCCAGCCGGTATTATTTCGGCAATGGATATAACGGATATTAAAAATGCTGAAGCCACCCTGCATCAGGCAAAAGAGACCGCCGAGACTGCAAATAGGGCAAAAAGCGAATTTTTAGCCAATATGAGTCATGAAATAAGAACTCCGATGAATGGAATTATCGGAATGACAGAACTCATTCTCGATACTGAGCTTACAAAGGATCAGAGAGATTTTGCCGAAACAATAAGAAATAGCTCGGAGGCACTTCTGTCACTCATAAATGACATACTTGATGTTTCCAAGATAGAGGCAGGGAAACTACAGCTTGAAAATATTTCATTTGATATTAACGAGCTTGTTGAAAATGTTGCAAGTCTTATTTCAATCAGATCAAGGGAAAAAGGTGTTGAAATAGTCTGCCTTATTGACCCCGGAATACCTGCTTTTCTTAATGGCGATCCATTGAGGATAAGACAGATTCTTTTGAATCTTATGGGGAATGCAGTTAAATTTACCCCCAAAGGTTTTGTCGAGCTCAGGCTTGAGCTTGTTGAGAGAACGATGGGGCAGTGTCTGATTGGCTTTGAGGTTATTGATACTGGTATAGGAATAAATGAAGCAGAGCACGAAAACCTCTTTGCCCCTTTTATGCAGGCTGACGGTTCCATCACAAGAAAATTCGGTGGCACAGGCCTTGGTCTGACCATTTCGAAAAGACTGGTTGAAATGATGGGCGGGGAAATAGGTTTCAGAAGTCGTGAGGGCGGAGGCACAGTTTTTTGGTTCCGGGCAAAATTTGGTGAAGTCCCTTCTGATGAGATCATCGCAGTGAATGAAGGAGGCGAACAGTCTGTGTTTTATGACCTTACTGATCTCAGAGTTCTTATCGTTGATGATAATCCGGTAAACCTTCATGTCCTTGAAGGCATGCTTAATACATGGAAGTGTCTTGTTAGCCGTGCCGGATCAGCTGTGGACGCACTTGAAAAAATAGAATCATCCATTAATATGGGCCATGGTTTTGATCTTGCCATCCTGGACATGCAGATGCCTGAAACAGATGGGTTGACTCTCGCCAAGAAAATTGTGTCAGATGAAAGGTTTGCGGGGATAAAACTTCTTTTGCTGACGTCCTCTCCCATTGACAAAGATCAGAAGAGTGACATGGATTCTGTTTTTAATGCCTGCCTTGAGAAGCCGGTTCGAAAAGCAAGGCTCTATAAAAGTATCGCAGGCATGTTCGGCAAACCATATACTTTTATGTCTGCTGACGATCAATCTGTTTTTTCAAGAATTCCGAAGCTTAAAAATGCTGGGAGCAGAACGATTCTTGTTGTTGAGGATAATCCTGTCAATCAGCAGGTCATAATCAAATTCCTTGAGAAAATGGGACTCGGCAGTGAAGTGGCTGGCAGTGGTCTTGAGGCTGTTTCAAAACTGGAAAAAAGTTCATACGATATCATACTTATGGATATTCAGATGCCGGAACTTGACGGCTATACTTTAACAAATATGATAAGAAACTGGAAAAATGGACCGTTGGATAATGATGTGAGTAATATCATGAGGAAAAAGGCTGCCGACACTCCAGTCATAGCGCTTACGGCTCATGCCATGCCTGGTGACAGGGAGAAATGCCTTGCCTCAGGTATGGATGATTATGTTGTCAAGCCGATCAGGCCCGTTGACCTGTCCTTGGTTGTAGGGAAATGGCTTGAAAGAGATCATTTCCATATGATGTGA
- a CDS encoding AAA family ATPase, with translation MNSIFEKIISQVGQVIYGKDEEIKLCLTCLFARGHLLIEDIPGIGKTTLAKTLSRCLGLNFRRIQCTNDMLPGDILGISVFDLQSGSFTFHPGPVFTNILLSDEINRSTPKTQSALLESMEEQQVTVEGYSRTLDKPFFVIATQNPLEQAGTFPLPESQLDRFLMRISIGYPDRKAEMSLLKTGDTSKAADSFEPLMDTERVLRIQGMVDNVFISDALIEYVQDILVFTRRSPSFYTGLSPRAGLSIIRAAKSWAFIHGRDYGLPEDIKKVIIPVAAHRLRASSGYKELSAAELWELLKEVHVP, from the coding sequence ATGAACAGTATTTTTGAAAAAATAATCAGTCAGGTCGGTCAGGTCATTTATGGAAAAGACGAGGAGATAAAGCTTTGTCTTACCTGCCTTTTTGCTAGGGGCCATCTGCTGATAGAAGATATTCCCGGAATTGGTAAAACCACACTTGCCAAAACCCTTTCAAGATGTCTTGGCCTGAATTTCAGGAGAATTCAGTGCACCAATGATATGCTTCCAGGAGATATTCTGGGCATTTCTGTTTTTGATCTGCAGAGCGGTTCTTTTACCTTTCATCCAGGCCCTGTTTTCACAAATATTCTTTTATCAGATGAAATAAACAGATCAACACCAAAGACCCAGAGCGCCCTGCTTGAATCCATGGAGGAGCAACAGGTGACTGTCGAGGGATATTCCAGAACCCTTGATAAACCTTTTTTTGTGATTGCCACCCAGAACCCGCTCGAGCAGGCCGGCACATTCCCTTTGCCAGAATCCCAGCTTGACAGGTTTTTGATGAGAATAAGTATTGGGTATCCTGACAGAAAGGCCGAAATGAGTCTTCTTAAAACAGGAGATACTTCAAAGGCCGCCGATTCCTTTGAACCCTTGATGGATACAGAAAGGGTGCTCAGGATTCAGGGAATGGTCGATAATGTTTTCATATCTGACGCTTTAATTGAGTATGTTCAGGATATACTTGTTTTTACACGCAGATCTCCTTCATTTTATACTGGCCTTTCACCAAGGGCAGGTCTTTCGATAATAAGGGCCGCAAAGTCATGGGCATTTATCCACGGCCGTGACTATGGACTTCCGGAAGACATAAAAAAGGTTATCATTCCTGTTGCTGCGCACAGGTTAAGGGCTTCATCGGGATATAAAGAGCTTTCAGCAGCAGAATTATGGGAGCTTCTGAAAGAAGTTCATGTTCCATAA
- a CDS encoding DUF58 domain-containing protein — MGASERSSCSIMWDMNLSLIVKNFIKKKFILKRKQDSFPVIILSKRLYIFPNGFGLFFLFILLVMLAGSVNYHNNLGYMMSFLLGGIYLMSFHLTHRNLRGLKISDVEIKPVFAGDDLVIAVSVYNPDMVRNNVVFEVDGFGEYNAQNVEKGYSVYKIRVKTEKRGITRIRDISISSDYPIGLTRTWTYIIPENLEIIIYPRPIVANESPFVSIESGNENGGSEKSKTGADDFSELKNYILGDPIQRIAWKSLSKGHGLMTKYFEGSSAPIAFIVDWKLLSNDSNEKKLGKIAHLIIDSEKKNKRYGLTLPGKTIAPSRGASHMHECLRILAGYV; from the coding sequence ATGGGAGCTTCTGAAAGAAGTTCATGTTCCATAATGTGGGATATGAATCTTTCTTTAATCGTTAAAAATTTTATAAAGAAAAAATTTATTCTGAAAAGAAAACAGGATAGTTTTCCCGTAATCATATTGTCAAAACGTTTATATATTTTCCCCAACGGATTTGGCCTCTTTTTTTTATTCATCCTTCTTGTAATGCTTGCTGGATCTGTGAATTATCACAATAACCTCGGATATATGATGAGTTTTCTTCTTGGAGGAATATATCTGATGTCATTTCACCTTACCCATCGCAACCTCAGAGGTCTTAAAATTTCTGATGTTGAGATCAAACCCGTTTTTGCAGGAGATGATCTTGTTATAGCTGTCAGCGTTTATAATCCTGATATGGTCAGAAATAATGTCGTTTTTGAGGTGGATGGGTTTGGAGAATATAACGCTCAGAATGTTGAAAAAGGGTATTCAGTTTATAAAATCAGAGTCAAAACTGAGAAAAGGGGAATAACAAGAATAAGGGATATTAGCATTTCAAGTGATTATCCAATTGGTTTGACAAGAACATGGACATATATAATTCCTGAGAATCTTGAAATAATAATATATCCAAGACCAATTGTTGCTAATGAAAGTCCTTTTGTTTCAATTGAGTCTGGAAACGAGAACGGCGGTTCCGAAAAATCAAAAACAGGAGCCGATGATTTCAGTGAGCTAAAGAATTATATACTTGGAGATCCTATTCAGAGAATAGCGTGGAAAAGTCTTTCAAAGGGGCATGGCCTTATGACAAAGTATTTTGAGGGCAGTAGTGCGCCAATAGCATTTATCGTTGACTGGAAGCTTCTTTCAAATGATTCAAATGAAAAAAAGCTTGGTAAGATAGCCCATCTTATAATTGATTCAGAAAAGAAAAATAAGAGATATGGTTTGACTTTGCCTGGAAAAACTATCGCGCCTTCAAGGGGGGCTTCTCACATGCATGAATGTCTGAGGATTCTTGCCGGCTATGTCTGA
- a CDS encoding putative metalloprotease CJM1_0395 family protein: MEKISTISPEYIFLNSAAYSRRINRNSDSVAGSDQGNKDTPQTTETSPQIGLTAAQLAVIEKLQSRDHQVRAHEMAHVSAGGQYVTSGVNFTYQKGPDGTMYAIGGEVGIDLSPIANNPQATIAKMMVVRNAALAPADPSSQDRAVAGAASRTMGLAQAELLQTQTAPEKEGKDSGTRVNGSKLYENTSYYSKGETIDISA; this comes from the coding sequence ATGGAAAAAATAAGTACTATATCACCTGAGTATATATTTCTGAATTCGGCTGCCTATTCAAGGCGTATAAACCGAAATTCAGATTCTGTTGCCGGAAGCGATCAAGGGAATAAAGACACCCCCCAGACCACTGAAACCAGCCCTCAGATAGGACTCACAGCAGCACAACTTGCAGTAATTGAAAAACTTCAGTCAAGGGATCATCAGGTAAGAGCACACGAAATGGCTCATGTCTCTGCTGGTGGTCAATATGTCACAAGCGGTGTAAATTTCACATATCAGAAAGGCCCTGATGGGACAATGTATGCTATTGGCGGTGAGGTTGGAATAGATCTTTCACCTATTGCCAATAACCCTCAGGCTACAATAGCGAAGATGATGGTGGTTAGAAATGCAGCGTTGGCTCCTGCAGACCCTTCATCCCAGGATAGAGCAGTTGCCGGAGCAGCCTCAAGAACTATGGGTTTAGCCCAGGCAGAACTTCTTCAAACCCAGACAGCTCCTGAAAAAGAGGGCAAAGACAGCGGGACAAGGGTTAATGGGTCAAAGCTCTATGAAAATACATCTTATTATTCAAAGGGCGAAACCATAGATATTTCTGCCTGA
- a CDS encoding heavy-metal-associated domain-containing protein — protein MNKITLKIPNISCGHCVNAIKNELLDMKGIKSAEGDPSQKTMDIEFIEPATEADILKVLKEINYPAQ, from the coding sequence ATGAACAAAATCACTCTTAAAATACCCAATATTTCATGCGGTCACTGCGTTAATGCAATAAAAAACGAGCTCCTTGATATGAAAGGAATTAAATCAGCCGAAGGAGATCCTTCCCAGAAAACGATGGATATAGAGTTCATTGAGCCTGCGACTGAGGCTGATATACTGAAAGTGTTGAAAGAGATCAATTATCCGGCGCAATAA
- a CDS encoding YcaO-like family protein — translation MSGIIELSDAIKQFTLDQDKIMTPEETVRNFKKKTAKLNMQILEYTKRIDNGRLDIPVYFSVCGKDARKITGTNKQMGKGATPVQSEASAVMELAERFSFFSFKKNQANFKDGAFPDFEKIAIPFDLIAASVHEDAKNAEEAKEFFNLLSFEWTEGYNITKKAPVLVPFDWFYAINEFNGPSAGNCKEEAIMQGISEIIERHVCSIISEKKLSVPLIRPESVKDEIVCGMLEKYKKAGIELFISDFSLDTGIPTVGVLAYDPSTFPEKSEIVWTAGTAPDPVKALSRALTEIAQLAGDFNTGSNYLASGLPKLTSLDQTDFIRKSGKSVDIEDLPDISDNNIRIEIENAISCLDKLGMEIILIETTHKDLGIPAFYTIIPGARFRERALNTTLAMFCAKLIIEKFPADMALPIIMQMDKKLQDRYYLKFYAGMCLYTLEEYEEALAFFKKAMELGPNSQDEASIYSYMAQCLKEQEKYHEALEILEKGMESDDERTDILNLMGFCQFKLKRHEKAIESFEKLIKLDPSSAIDYANIGSNYRELGDRDNAIRYYKKALEIDPKITFALENILKLGGDLSDNE, via the coding sequence ATGTCCGGAATCATAGAGCTTTCAGATGCAATAAAACAGTTTACCCTGGATCAGGATAAAATCATGACTCCTGAAGAAACTGTCAGAAATTTCAAGAAAAAAACTGCAAAACTGAATATGCAGATACTTGAATATACGAAAAGAATAGACAACGGACGCCTGGACATCCCCGTTTATTTCAGCGTTTGCGGCAAAGATGCAAGAAAAATAACCGGCACCAACAAGCAGATGGGTAAAGGTGCGACTCCAGTACAGTCAGAAGCAAGCGCTGTAATGGAACTTGCCGAACGTTTCAGCTTCTTCAGCTTCAAAAAGAATCAGGCAAATTTTAAAGACGGCGCTTTTCCTGATTTTGAAAAAATCGCCATTCCATTCGATCTTATTGCTGCATCTGTTCATGAAGATGCTAAAAATGCAGAGGAAGCAAAAGAGTTTTTCAATCTACTGTCTTTTGAATGGACTGAGGGGTATAACATTACAAAAAAAGCTCCAGTATTGGTTCCATTTGACTGGTTTTATGCAATCAATGAATTCAATGGGCCTTCTGCCGGAAATTGCAAGGAAGAAGCCATCATGCAGGGCATAAGTGAAATTATTGAAAGACACGTATGCTCAATAATCAGTGAAAAAAAGCTTTCTGTACCTTTAATAAGGCCTGAATCTGTAAAAGATGAGATAGTCTGCGGCATGCTCGAAAAATACAAAAAAGCTGGCATTGAACTCTTTATTTCAGATTTCTCCCTTGATACCGGCATACCCACAGTAGGTGTTCTTGCTTATGATCCATCAACCTTTCCGGAAAAAAGTGAAATTGTCTGGACAGCGGGAACTGCGCCTGATCCTGTAAAGGCCCTCAGCAGAGCGCTCACTGAAATTGCCCAGCTTGCAGGTGATTTCAACACAGGATCGAATTATCTGGCATCTGGCCTGCCAAAACTTACGAGCCTTGATCAGACTGATTTCATAAGAAAATCAGGAAAATCAGTCGACATTGAAGATCTCCCGGATATTTCAGACAATAACATCAGGATAGAAATTGAAAATGCCATCAGCTGCCTTGACAAACTTGGAATGGAAATCATTCTTATTGAAACGACACACAAAGATCTTGGCATTCCTGCATTTTATACGATAATTCCGGGTGCAAGATTCAGGGAAAGAGCTTTAAACACAACACTTGCCATGTTCTGCGCAAAGCTGATCATTGAAAAATTCCCTGCAGACATGGCTTTGCCAATCATTATGCAGATGGATAAAAAACTTCAGGATCGTTATTATCTTAAATTCTATGCAGGCATGTGTCTTTACACGCTTGAAGAATATGAAGAGGCGCTGGCTTTTTTCAAAAAGGCAATGGAGCTTGGGCCAAACAGTCAGGACGAAGCGAGTATCTATTCATACATGGCTCAGTGCCTCAAAGAACAGGAAAAATATCATGAAGCGCTTGAGATTCTGGAAAAAGGAATGGAAAGTGATGATGAAAGAACAGACATACTCAATCTAATGGGATTCTGTCAGTTCAAACTTAAAAGACATGAAAAAGCCATAGAATCATTTGAAAAACTAATAAAGCTCGATCCATCTTCTGCAATAGATTATGCAAATATTGGCTCCAACTATCGTGAACTTGGAGACAGGGATAATGCAATACGCTACTATAAAAAGGCTCTTGAAATTGACCCTAAAATAACCTTTGCACTTGAAAACATTCTAAAGCTTGGTGGTGATCTATCCGACAATGAATAG
- the hisB gene encoding imidazoleglycerol-phosphate dehydratase HisB, which produces MAKTAAILRETGETRIKLSIDLEGSGKRKISTGIPFFNHMLDLFSAHGFFDLEIDATGDIEVDFHHTVEDVGIVLGDAVNSALGDKKGIKRYGHAVTPMDETLTSVSMDVSNRPFLVFNVPEKIYVKGPFDVYLAKEFFRAFAGRAGITLHINVHYGENEHHIIESIFKACGRALSEASSKDDRISGVRSTKGVI; this is translated from the coding sequence ATGGCAAAAACAGCTGCAATACTAAGAGAAACAGGTGAAACCAGAATAAAACTCTCCATCGATCTTGAGGGGTCTGGTAAAAGAAAAATAAGCACTGGCATACCTTTTTTTAATCACATGCTTGATCTTTTCAGTGCCCACGGTTTTTTCGATCTTGAGATTGATGCAACCGGCGACATTGAAGTCGATTTTCATCATACTGTAGAAGATGTCGGAATAGTTCTCGGAGATGCAGTAAATTCTGCACTCGGTGACAAAAAAGGCATAAAAAGATACGGCCATGCAGTAACTCCTATGGACGAGACTCTTACTTCCGTTTCCATGGATGTTTCAAACAGACCTTTTCTTGTTTTTAATGTCCCTGAAAAAATATATGTAAAAGGCCCTTTTGACGTGTATCTTGCAAAAGAGTTCTTCCGTGCTTTTGCTGGCAGGGCAGGTATCACCCTTCATATAAATGTTCATTACGGTGAGAATGAGCATCATATCATAGAATCGATTTTTAAAGCCTGCGGACGTGCGCTTTCCGAGGCGTCTTCAAAAGATGACAGGATTTCAGGTGTAAGATCCACAAAAGGCGTTATCTGA